The genomic region TTGGCCTCGGTTTTCTGCGGCCCGCTCCGGGCCAGGCTGACGGCGGCCGCTGCGGTGCCGCGCAGGGTCCGGAAGTCCTTCGCGGTGAAGTCGTCGCCCGTGCGCTCCTTGACGTAGCCGTTGATGTCGGCGCTCGTCACAGGGTGCCACGTCCGGCCGTTCTTGTAGGCCAGCAGCCGCGCGTTGCCGCCGCGCCGCTTCAGGGCCCGGGCCAGAGGCGCAAGGTCGGGGTCATCAATACGGGACTCCCAGGTTTTGCCGCTCTTGGCCGGGAAACTGAGGAACAGGCATTCCTTGCGGACACGGACGTGGGCGCAGAGCAGGGTGGCGAGCCCGTGGCTACCGTTTTCGTTCGTGTACCGTTCCGACCCCACCCGCAGGGAACCGCTGTCCAGCATCCTGAACGCGGCGGCCAAGACGCGCTGGCGGGTGACGCCGTCGGACCTCAGGTCGATGGTGACCAGGCGGCGGGCGGTGGGCAGCGATTCGGCGAGCTGGAGCGCGCGGTCGAATTTCACGCGGTCTTTCCGTTCGCGCCACTCCGGATGGTAGATGTACTGCCGCCGGCCGACGGCGTCCAGCCCCGTGGCCTGGATATGCCCATTGTCGAAGGGAGCTATCCACACGTCCGTCCAAGCGGGCGGGATGCCGATGCTCTCCAGCCGGTCCCGGACCGGACCGGGCGGCAGCGTGGAGCCGTCCAGGTCCCTGTAGCTGAAGCCGGTACCGGCGCGCACCCGCCGGTAACCGCGGCCGGAAGCGTTGCTGTGGCGGAGCCTCACGGAGCCGCCGTCCCGCGTTGAGTCGTACCCATAATTGCAAGCCTACTGACTAATTGCCTCCCGAAGGCAGCCTTTAGTCTGCACCAGGCGGAATACCGCTCCCTAGCATGATGTTATGGATCGTGTGCCTAACCCCGACGGATCCGTCTCCTCCGCTGTTCCAGCTGCCTCTTCACCCGGCGCCGCGCCCCTCGGCGTGACCAGCCCCGGCACCCCAAACGCCGGCAAGCCTGCGGCACCCGGCAAGTCCGGTTCGCCCGGCGCACCCAAGGCTGTGGATAAAGAGACGACGGCGGGCATCCTGTTCGGCATCGGCGCTTACGGGCTGTGGGGGCTGCTTCCGCTATACTTCTTCGTTCTGCAGCCGGCAGGTGCCGTGGAAATCGTGGCCAACCGGGTGGTCTGGTCCCTGATCTTCTGCGCCCTCCTGATCACGGTGACCCGGGCGTGGCGGGTCTTGGGTGATGCCCTGCGGAACCGCTCCGTGCTCTGGACCCTGGCGGCCGCCGCCGGCCTCATCGCGGTGAACTGGCTGACCTACACCTACGGCGTCACCACCGGGCAGGCGGTCGAGGCCTCGCTTGGCTACTTCATCAACCCGCTGGTGTCCGTTCTCCTCGGCGTGTTCGTCCTCAAGGAGACGCTCCGGCCGCTGCAGTGGGCCGCCGTCGGAATCGGTTTCATCGCCGTCGGCGTGCTCACCGTGTCCTACGGTAAGCTGCCCTGGATCGCCCTGACGCTGGCCGTCAGCTTCGGCCTGTACGGCTTCGTGAAGAAGCGGGTGGGGCCGCGTGCCGACGCCATAACCAGCCTCACCGTCGAGACGATCGTCCTTACTCCCCTTGCGGCCGCCACGATGATCTTCCTCGCGGCCAGCGGCACCGCCTCGCTGACAACCCACGGCCCCGGGCACTTCTGGCTGCTTCTGGCATCCGGCGTCATCACGGCCGTGCCGCTGGTATTCTTCGGTGCTTCCGCCCGCCGGCTGCCCATGACCACCATCGGGCTGCTGCAGTACTTCGCACCGGTGCTGCAGTTCATCGTGGCGCTTGTGGTGTTCCGCGAGGCCATGACGCTGGACCGGTGGATCGGCTTCGGCGTTGTGTGGCTTGCCCTGCTGGTGCTCACCGTGGACATGCTGGCTGCGACGCGGAAGAGTTCAGCAGCCAAGCGGCTCGCCCGCAGGGAAGCGCGAACGAACACTTAAGGCCCCGGGGGCAGCCCGAGCGAACACTTAAGCCCCCGGGGGGCAGGCCCCAACTGTCCGTGCGCGCCGGGCCGGGGCCCCAACTGTCCGTTCGCGCTCGGCGGGGCAAGACGATCAGGGCGCCGAGTCCGCACGGTCGTAGTCGCGCGGCACAACCACCATGGGCACCGGCAGCGCGCGCAGGACCTTGTTGGCCGTGCTGCCAAGGAACATGCGGTTCTTCTCGGCCAGGCGCGAGGACCCGACGATGAGGATCTCGCCGTCGTCCCATTCGAGTCCGTCGATGGCTTCCTCAATGGTGCGGCCGTGGGCCACAGCCACGCCGACCTCGTGCCCGGCCGGCACCTTTCCCGATGCTGCCGTCAGGACGGTGTTCGCGTGGATGTGCGCGGCGTTGATGGCCTCCCCGGCGTCACCGGCGGCGTCGAGCTCCACCAGCGACACCAGCCGCAGCGGCACGCCCCGCCGCTTCGCTGCCCTAATGGCGGTCTCGATTGCAGCCTCGGCGCCGGCGCGCTGCCCCACGGCCAGCGTCAGGCGGGTGACGGGTGCCGTCCGCTGGTAGCCGCGCGGCGCGAGTGCCACCGGAACCGGTGAGGCGTGCAGCAGCGCGTTGGCCACCGATCCCACGGTGTAGCGCTTGAACAGCCCCGTGCTGGCCGCTCCCACAGCGATGAGTCCGGCTTCGAACTCCACCGCCGCGTCGATGAGCCCGCCGGCGAAGGAATCGGCCTCCCGCACATGGAATTTCGCGGGCAACCCCTGCGGAACCAGGGCCAGGCCCTCCCGTTCTGCCGTCAGCACCTCCTGCTCCGCGGCGCTGACCCGACTGCCCTCCGGATTCAGGGCCACGTACGGCGTGCCCGGCTTCACCACGTAGACCAGATCCAGTTCGGCGCCCTGGGCCAGGGCCAGTGATGTGGCCAAAGCGACGGCGTCAGCGCCCCGCTCGGTGGGTGTGTAACCGACTACGTATCGCATGCGAAACCCCTCTTTGGGTAGTGCAGGCCGGCGCCCGTTCCCGGCGGCGCTCCCCGGCCTGCGGCGTGAAATGCAGTGGTGAGGATGACTCTACCGCGGCGCCCGCGCCCGCGGGCGGGAACACAACGGGGAGTGAGACGGCAGCGAGAACGACGGCGGGCCGGGCACCTTTTGGTACCCGGCCCGTCGTCGTCGTACGCCCCACACGGTGGGGGCCTTATCTGTCCGCTCGCGCTAAAGCGGCCTGAACTACGCGTTGGCCTTGATGGCCGCGGCGAGCACCTCCAGGCCGTCCAGCAGCAGCTCGTCGCTGATCACCAGCGGGGGCAGCAGGCGGATGACGTTGCCGTAGGTTCCGCAGGTGAGGATGATGACGCCTTCCTTGAGGCAGGCGGCGGCAACGGCCTTGGTGAGCTCCGGGTTGGGCTCCTTGGAACCGGCCTGGACCAGCTCGATGGCCAGCATGGCACCGCGGCCACGGATGTCGCCGATGACGGAAACTTCGGAGGCAAGTTCGCGCAGCTTGCCGAAGGACAGTCCCTCGATGTGCTTGGCGCGGGCGTTGAGGTCGTACTCCTGCATGGAACCGATGGAGGCCAGGGCGGCGGCGCATGCCACCGGGTTGCCACCGTAGGTGCCGCCGAGGCCACCGGGGTGGACGGCGTCCAGCAGGTCCGCACGGCCGGTGATGGCGGACAGCGGCATGCCGCCGGCGATGCCCTTGGCCATGGTGATGATGTCCGGAACGATGCCCTCGTGGTCCACGGCGAACCATTCGCCGGTGCGGCAGAAGCCGGACTGGACCTCATCGGCGATGAAGACGATGCCCTTTTCCTTGGCCCAGGCGGACAGCGCCGGCAGGAAGCCCTCGGCCGGGACGATGAAGCCGCCCTCGCCCTGGATCGGTTCGATGATGATGGCGGCCACCTGGTCGCCGCCGATCTGCTTCTCGATCGCGGTGATGGCGCGCTTGGCGGCCTCGGCACCGGTGATCTCCGGGTTTTCTTCGCGGAACGGGTAGCTCATGGGCATGCGGTAGACCTCGGGCGCGAACGGGCCGAAGTTGGTCTTGTACGGCATGGCCTTGGCGGTCAGCGCCATGGTCAGGTTGGTGCGGCCGTGGTAGGCGTGGTCAAAAGCGACGACGGCGTCCCGGCCGGTGGCCAGGCGGGCCACCTTGATGGCGTTTTCCACGGCTTCGGCGCCCGAGTTGAAGAGGACGGTGCGCTTCTCGTGGGTGCCGGGGGTGAGCTTGTTCAGCTGCTCGGCGACCGCGACGTAGCCCTCGTACGGGGTGACCATGAAGCAGGTGTGGGTGAAGTGCTCCACCGCCTCCTTCACGGCACCGACGACGGCGGGGTCGGACGCGCCGACGCTGGTCACCGCGATGCCCGAGCCGAGGTCGATGAAGGAGTTGCCGTCGACGTCGTGGATGATGCCGCCGTCGGCGTCTGCGACGTAGACCGGAACGCTGGAGGCGACGCCGGCGGCCACCACTGCCTTGCGGCGTTCGGTCAGGGCCACTGACTTGGGGCCCGGGAAGTCGGCCTGGACGCGGCGCTTCTGCTCGAGGCGGTAGGTGATTTCGTTGGCGGTGGTGGTCATGGGGTTTCTTTCTCTACTGAGTGGGGCCACGCCGGCAGGGTTCCCTGGCCGAAGCGGAGCGAGGTTAGGGCGCCGGTGGATGGGGCCACGCCGGCAGGGTTCCCTGGCCGAAGCGGAGCGAGGTTAGGGCGCGGGTGGGGATTATGCGTCAAGTGCGGACATGACGTGCTTGATGCGCGTGTAGTCCTCGACGCCGTACATGGAGAGGTCCTTGCCGTAGCCGGACTGTTTGAAGCCGCCGTGGGGCATTTCGGCGGTGAGGAGGATGTGCGTGTTGATCCAGACCGCACCGAAGTCAAGGTCCCGGCTGAGCCGCATGGCCGTGCCGTGGTCGCTGGTCCAGACGCTGGAGGCCAAGGCGTACTCGACGTCGTTGGCCAGGTCCACGGCTTCCTGTTCCGTGCTGAACTTCTGCACGGTGATGACCGGGCCGAAGGTTTCCTTCTGCACGATGTCGTCCGACTGCTTGGCGCCGGTGACGATGGTGGGCTCGAAGAAGAAGCCCTTCTCGCCGGCGCGGTGGCCGCCGGTCTCGATCCGGCAGTGTGCCGGCAGTGAATCGACGACGGCGCTGACGGCCTTGAAGTGATTGACGTTGTTCAGCGGACCGAAGTAGTTGTCCTCGTCGTTCTGGGAGCCGGTGTGCAGGGTCTTGGTGTGTTCCACCATGGCGGCCACGACGTCGTCGTGCACCGAGTCCTCCACCAGGACACGGGTGATGGCCGTGCAGTCCTGGCCGGCGTTGAAGAAGGCGAACTCGGCGATGGCCGCGGCGCTCTTCTTGATGTCGGCGTCCTTGAAGACGATGGCCGGGGCCTTGCCGCCCAGTTCCAGGTGCGCGCGCTTGAGGCCCTTCGCGGCGCCCGAGGCGACGGCGATGCCGGCGCGGACGGACCCGGTGATGGACACGAGTCCCGGGACCTTGTGTTCCACCATCAGCGCGCCGGTTTGGCCG from Arthrobacter globiformis harbors:
- a CDS encoding universal stress protein; this encodes MRYVVGYTPTERGADAVALATSLALAQGAELDLVYVVKPGTPYVALNPEGSRVSAAEQEVLTAEREGLALVPQGLPAKFHVREADSFAGGLIDAAVEFEAGLIAVGAASTGLFKRYTVGSVANALLHASPVPVALAPRGYQRTAPVTRLTLAVGQRAGAEAAIETAIRAAKRRGVPLRLVSLVELDAAGDAGEAINAAHIHANTVLTAASGKVPAGHEVGVAVAHGRTIEEAIDGLEWDDGEILIVGSSRLAEKNRMFLGSTANKVLRALPVPMVVVPRDYDRADSAP
- a CDS encoding DNA topoisomerase IB; the protein is MRLRHSNASGRGYRRVRAGTGFSYRDLDGSTLPPGPVRDRLESIGIPPAWTDVWIAPFDNGHIQATGLDAVGRRQYIYHPEWRERKDRVKFDRALQLAESLPTARRLVTIDLRSDGVTRQRVLAAAFRMLDSGSLRVGSERYTNENGSHGLATLLCAHVRVRKECLFLSFPAKSGKTWESRIDDPDLAPLARALKRRGGNARLLAYKNGRTWHPVTSADINGYVKERTGDDFTAKDFRTLRGTAAAAVSLARSGPQKTEAKRKRAISVAMMEAAAVLGNTPSIARKSYVDPRLLDHFAAGETIDPKRLDSAESELRALLYREGDVVALRKSG
- a CDS encoding aminobutyraldehyde dehydrogenase, which gives rise to MVQTLQNFINGEFVTPAGTGLIDIVNPVTGDVVAKSPVSVEADVDAAMAAAKDAFKTWKHVTPGQRQLMLLKLADAIEANSDELVDAQHRNTGQVRSLIASEEVAAGADQLRFFAGAARILEGKSAGEYFEGHTSFVRREPIGVVAQVAPWNYPFLMAIWKIGPALAAGNTVVLKPSDTTPESTLVLARLAADILPAGVLNVILGTGQTGALMVEHKVPGLVSITGSVRAGIAVASGAAKGLKRAHLELGGKAPAIVFKDADIKKSAAAIAEFAFFNAGQDCTAITRVLVEDSVHDDVVAAMVEHTKTLHTGSQNDEDNYFGPLNNVNHFKAVSAVVDSLPAHCRIETGGHRAGEKGFFFEPTIVTGAKQSDDIVQKETFGPVITVQKFSTEQEAVDLANDVEYALASSVWTSDHGTAMRLSRDLDFGAVWINTHILLTAEMPHGGFKQSGYGKDLSMYGVEDYTRIKHVMSALDA
- the gabT gene encoding 4-aminobutyrate--2-oxoglutarate transaminase — encoded protein: MTTTANEITYRLEQKRRVQADFPGPKSVALTERRKAVVAAGVASSVPVYVADADGGIIHDVDGNSFIDLGSGIAVTSVGASDPAVVGAVKEAVEHFTHTCFMVTPYEGYVAVAEQLNKLTPGTHEKRTVLFNSGAEAVENAIKVARLATGRDAVVAFDHAYHGRTNLTMALTAKAMPYKTNFGPFAPEVYRMPMSYPFREENPEITGAEAAKRAITAIEKQIGGDQVAAIIIEPIQGEGGFIVPAEGFLPALSAWAKEKGIVFIADEVQSGFCRTGEWFAVDHEGIVPDIITMAKGIAGGMPLSAITGRADLLDAVHPGGLGGTYGGNPVACAAALASIGSMQEYDLNARAKHIEGLSFGKLRELASEVSVIGDIRGRGAMLAIELVQAGSKEPNPELTKAVAAACLKEGVIILTCGTYGNVIRLLPPLVISDELLLDGLEVLAAAIKANA
- the rarD gene encoding EamA family transporter RarD — encoded protein: MDRVPNPDGSVSSAVPAASSPGAAPLGVTSPGTPNAGKPAAPGKSGSPGAPKAVDKETTAGILFGIGAYGLWGLLPLYFFVLQPAGAVEIVANRVVWSLIFCALLITVTRAWRVLGDALRNRSVLWTLAAAAGLIAVNWLTYTYGVTTGQAVEASLGYFINPLVSVLLGVFVLKETLRPLQWAAVGIGFIAVGVLTVSYGKLPWIALTLAVSFGLYGFVKKRVGPRADAITSLTVETIVLTPLAAATMIFLAASGTASLTTHGPGHFWLLLASGVITAVPLVFFGASARRLPMTTIGLLQYFAPVLQFIVALVVFREAMTLDRWIGFGVVWLALLVLTVDMLAATRKSSAAKRLARREARTNT